From the Oleiharenicola lentus genome, one window contains:
- a CDS encoding AIR synthase related protein — MSLSYESSGVRYDQLDAFKRACQQAARGTSNELAAHGYAEPATTRGESAYLIEAGDHFLAHVEEGLGTKNLVADVVYAQTGKNFYREIAIDTVATIVNDLITCGARPISVAMHAAVGASEWFTDAKRMQALVDGWAEGCHRAGAVWGGGETPTLKGIVHPDAIVLAGSAIGRIAPKSQRITGEVKDGDAIIFLASTGVQTNGLSLCRLIAEKLPAGYQTPIGHGDARTYGEALLAASAIYVDFVVKCQQAGVKLNYVSHVTGHGWRKLMRLEEPFVYEITEPRPIPALFKFLMEAGPIDLREAYATFNMGVGFAAYVSPAAVEATLAAAKAAGHDAWVAGKVRKDGSRKAVVIPSLGLDYSGETLQVR, encoded by the coding sequence ATGTCCCTTTCCTACGAATCCTCCGGCGTCCGTTACGACCAGCTCGACGCGTTCAAACGCGCCTGCCAGCAGGCCGCCCGCGGCACCAGCAACGAACTCGCCGCGCACGGTTACGCCGAACCCGCCACGACCCGCGGCGAGAGCGCCTACCTCATCGAAGCCGGCGACCATTTCCTGGCGCACGTTGAGGAGGGTCTCGGCACCAAGAACCTCGTGGCCGACGTGGTCTATGCGCAGACCGGGAAGAATTTCTACCGCGAGATCGCCATCGACACGGTTGCGACGATCGTGAACGACCTGATCACCTGCGGCGCGCGCCCGATCTCGGTCGCCATGCACGCGGCGGTGGGCGCTTCCGAGTGGTTCACGGACGCCAAGCGCATGCAGGCGCTCGTGGACGGCTGGGCCGAAGGGTGCCACCGCGCCGGCGCGGTGTGGGGCGGGGGCGAGACGCCCACGCTCAAGGGCATCGTCCATCCCGACGCCATCGTGCTCGCCGGCTCGGCCATCGGCAGAATCGCGCCGAAGTCGCAGCGCATCACCGGCGAGGTGAAGGACGGCGATGCGATCATCTTCCTCGCTTCGACCGGCGTGCAGACCAACGGCCTCAGCCTTTGCCGCCTCATCGCGGAGAAACTCCCCGCCGGTTACCAAACACCGATTGGGCACGGTGACGCCCGCACCTACGGCGAAGCGTTGCTCGCGGCGTCGGCCATCTACGTGGACTTCGTGGTGAAGTGCCAGCAGGCCGGCGTGAAGCTCAACTACGTCTCGCACGTCACCGGTCACGGCTGGCGCAAGCTGATGCGGCTGGAGGAGCCGTTCGTTTACGAGATCACCGAGCCGCGGCCGATCCCGGCGCTGTTCAAATTCCTCATGGAGGCCGGCCCGATCGACCTGCGCGAGGCTTACGCGACCTTCAACATGGGCGTGGGTTTCGCGGCTTATGTTTCCCCCGCGGCCGTCGAGGCCACGCTCGCCGCGGCCAAGGCCGCCGGGCACGATGCTTGGGTCGCCGGAAAGGTTCGCAAGGACGGCAGCCGCAAGGCGGTCGTCATCCCGTCGCTTGGCCTCGACTACTCGGGCGAGACGTTGCAGGTGCGCTGA
- a CDS encoding response regulator: MSSQPPIPAPTLLVIDDERQIRRLLRVTLEGGGYQVREAENGTLGLQEIAHAAPDGIILDLGLPDLDGTEIIRRLREWSHVPVLVLSVRETEDDKIAALDAGADDYLTKPFGGRELLARVRAILRRMPAANEPAVVRIGDLEVDLAARQVRRAGQEVHLTAKEYAMLRLLVQHRGKVVTHRQILRELWGPAAEERTDYLRVHMTHLRQKLEAEPASPRHLKTDPGIGYRLVAEG, from the coding sequence ATGAGCAGCCAGCCGCCCATCCCCGCCCCAACCCTGCTCGTGATCGACGATGAAAGGCAGATCCGACGGCTGCTGCGCGTGACGCTCGAGGGCGGCGGCTATCAGGTGCGCGAGGCCGAGAACGGCACGCTCGGCCTGCAGGAGATCGCGCACGCGGCCCCCGACGGGATCATCCTTGACCTCGGCCTGCCCGATCTCGACGGCACCGAGATCATCCGTCGCCTGCGCGAGTGGTCGCACGTTCCCGTGCTGGTGCTGTCGGTGCGGGAAACCGAAGACGACAAGATCGCCGCGCTCGACGCCGGCGCCGACGACTACCTGACCAAGCCTTTTGGCGGCCGCGAACTGCTGGCCCGCGTGCGCGCGATTCTCCGCCGGATGCCGGCAGCAAACGAACCGGCAGTCGTGCGCATCGGGGACCTCGAAGTGGACCTCGCGGCCCGTCAGGTGCGCCGGGCCGGCCAGGAGGTTCACCTGACAGCCAAGGAATACGCCATGCTCAGGCTGTTGGTGCAGCACCGCGGCAAAGTCGTCACCCACCGGCAGATCCTCCGCGAGCTCTGGGGTCCGGCCGCCGAGGAGCGCACCGATTATCTCCGAGTGCACATGACTCACCTGCGGCAGAAGCTGGAAGCCGAGCCGGCCTCGCCCCGGCATCTGAAGACAGACCCGGGGATTGGCTATCGGCTGGTGGCCGAGGGCTGA
- a CDS encoding beta strand repeat-containing protein: MSRWIRLLAALLLIAVGGSLRAQIILVNGTTYTGQSLNDSIQLNASTTATFTGGTTFTGPNATFGNSAGLYWQQGGSLTGKTFSLGSSAYVYVQGTGNSLTLNSTTLTTGNGAYFYLTGANTALTLDASTTMTGGISLYSDGNTGTAITNQGTLTHNVGSGSIYAANFTNSGTISATGGTYLYLGYPSASYNSTNTGTVTSNGSGTYVYLRGNFDNNGTLTAQNSGNLLFDGNNTTANLGNVVLASGGHALLNGTIDNTSATLTAPTGGAYELYGGTITGGTIASGALSFTGSGGYLSGATLNGDLTVGNSAYVRLTNNASFTGTNVSLGNSAGLYWQQSGTLTNHTFSLGNSGYVYVQGTGNSLTLNSSTLTTGNGSYFYLSGANTSLTLGTGTTMTGGISLYSDGSAGTAITNQGTLTHNLGSGSIYAANFTNAGTITATGGAYLYLGYPSAGYNTTNTGSVIADGSGTYVYLRGNFDNNGTLTAQNSGNLLFDGSNTSANLGNVTLTGGGRALLNGTIDNTSATLTAPTGGAYELYGGTISGGTIASGALSFTSSGGYLSGTTLNGNLTVGNSAYVRFTNNASFTGTIVNLGNSAGLYWQQSGTLANHTFSLGNSGYVYVQGTGNSLTLNSSTLTTGNGAYFYLSGANTALTLDITTAMTGGISLYSDGSAGTAITNQGTLTHNLGSGSIYAANFTNAGTITATGASYLYLGYPSAGYNTTNTGSVIADGSGTYVYLRGNFDNNGTLTAQNSGNLLFDGSNTSANLGNVTLTGGGRALLNGTIDNTSATLTAPTGGAYELYGGTITGGTIASGALGFTSSGGYLSGASVTGDLNLSTVSSYVRFTNAANFTGANATFANSAGLYWQQVGTLTGKSITLGNGAYLYVSGANNALTLDSATTVTGDVSIYSDGSANTAITNQGTLTHNVGSGQIYASNFTNAGTITASAGTYLYLGYPSAGYNSTNTGAVTADGSGTFVYLRGNFDNNGTLTAQNSGNLLWDGDNTTANLGNVTISGGGRALLNGTINNTSATLTAPTGGAYELYGGTITGGTIASGALGFTSSGGYLSGASVTGDLNLSTVSSYVRFTNAANFTGANATFANSAGLYWQQVGTLTGKSITLGNGAYLYVSGANNALTLDSATTVTGDVSIYSDGSANTAITNQGTLTHNVGSGQIYASNFTNAGTITASAGTYLYLGYPSAGYNSTNTGAVTADGSGTFVYLRGNFDNNGTLTAQNSGNLLWDGDNTTANLGNVTISGGGRALLNGTIDNTAATLNTPTGGAYELYGGTINGGTIASGALSFTSSGGYLSGATLTGDLTLAAASSYVRLQNNATFTGTLLSMAANTGIYWQQSGTLSGKTITQGTGSYFYVQGTNNSLTLDSATTVSGSISLYSDSSAGTAIINQGTLTHSINTTGYLYAQTLTNQGSIAINTGTLYLGYYGDDATINSAGGTITQNGGNLYIYSPMTNAGQLKLMAGTLYTNDLLTNTATGFFGGAGTVSGAVTMAGGTIAPGNSIGTMTFTAGSDLLVTGASVFEVELDATTADKLVFQNPGTISLGSGLLQLSLNLLSAPTPDGIYTLIDITSGGSGISGYLAGLPNSGDAFTAYFAGNPYDFHVTYLTNQLRIQAVPEPGTYALMGAGLAAVALLRRRRQVS, encoded by the coding sequence ATGTCTCGCTGGATTCGCCTCCTCGCTGCGCTGCTGTTGATTGCCGTCGGTGGTTCGTTGCGCGCACAAATTATCCTGGTCAATGGCACCACCTACACCGGCCAGTCGCTCAACGACAGCATCCAGCTCAACGCGAGCACCACGGCGACCTTCACCGGCGGCACGACCTTCACCGGCCCCAACGCGACCTTTGGCAACAGTGCGGGGCTTTATTGGCAACAGGGCGGCTCATTGACCGGCAAGACCTTCTCTCTCGGCAGCAGTGCCTACGTTTATGTGCAGGGTACGGGCAACAGCCTGACGCTCAATTCCACGACGCTGACCACGGGCAACGGTGCTTATTTCTACCTGACCGGGGCGAATACAGCCCTGACGCTGGACGCCAGCACGACCATGACCGGCGGCATCTCGCTCTACAGCGATGGCAACACCGGCACGGCCATCACAAACCAGGGCACGCTGACACACAACGTTGGCAGTGGTTCGATCTATGCGGCGAACTTCACTAACTCCGGCACGATCTCGGCGACGGGCGGCACCTACCTTTATCTGGGTTACCCGAGTGCCAGCTACAATTCCACGAACACCGGAACGGTGACTTCAAACGGTTCCGGCACTTATGTCTATCTGCGCGGCAACTTCGACAACAACGGGACGTTGACCGCGCAGAACAGCGGCAACCTGCTGTTCGACGGCAACAACACGACGGCCAACCTCGGCAACGTCGTCCTCGCCAGCGGAGGGCACGCCCTGCTCAACGGCACGATCGACAACACTTCGGCTACCCTGACGGCCCCGACGGGCGGCGCCTACGAGCTTTACGGCGGCACGATCACCGGTGGCACCATCGCCAGCGGAGCGCTCAGCTTCACCGGTTCGGGCGGTTATCTTAGCGGTGCCACGCTCAACGGCGACTTGACCGTGGGCAACAGCGCCTATGTGCGGTTGACCAACAACGCGAGTTTCACGGGCACGAACGTGAGTCTGGGCAACAGCGCGGGTCTCTACTGGCAGCAGAGTGGCACCTTGACGAATCACACGTTTTCCCTCGGCAACAGCGGTTACGTTTATGTGCAGGGTACGGGCAACAGCCTGACGCTCAACTCCTCGACGCTGACCACGGGCAACGGATCTTACTTTTATCTGAGCGGGGCGAACACCAGCCTGACGCTGGGAACTGGCACGACGATGACGGGCGGCATTTCGCTCTACAGTGATGGCAGTGCCGGCACGGCCATCACGAATCAGGGCACGCTGACGCACAACCTTGGCAGCGGTTCGATCTACGCGGCCAATTTCACCAACGCCGGCACGATTACGGCGACCGGTGGAGCCTACCTTTACCTCGGATACCCGAGTGCCGGATACAACACGACGAACACCGGATCGGTGATCGCGGATGGCTCCGGCACTTACGTCTATCTGCGCGGCAACTTCGACAACAACGGGACGCTGACGGCGCAGAACAGCGGCAACCTGCTGTTCGACGGCAGCAACACGTCGGCCAACCTGGGCAACGTCACCCTCACGGGCGGCGGCCGAGCCTTGCTCAATGGCACGATCGACAACACCTCGGCCACGCTGACGGCACCGACAGGCGGCGCTTACGAGCTTTACGGCGGCACGATCTCGGGCGGCACGATTGCCAGCGGCGCGCTCTCGTTCACCAGTTCGGGTGGTTACCTCAGCGGCACCACGCTCAACGGCAATTTGACCGTGGGCAACAGCGCCTATGTGCGCTTCACCAACAACGCGAGTTTCACGGGCACGATTGTCAATTTGGGCAACAGCGCGGGTCTCTACTGGCAGCAGAGTGGCACGTTGGCGAACCACACGTTTTCCCTCGGCAATAGCGGTTACGTTTATGTGCAGGGGACGGGCAACAGCCTGACGCTAAACTCCTCGACCCTGACCACGGGCAACGGTGCCTATTTCTATCTGAGCGGGGCGAATACCGCCCTCACGTTGGACATCACTACGGCGATGACGGGCGGCATCTCGCTCTACAGTGATGGCAGTGCCGGCACGGCCATCACGAACCAGGGCACGCTGACGCACAACCTAGGCAGCGGCTCGATCTACGCGGCGAACTTCACGAACGCCGGCACGATTACGGCGACGGGTGCCAGTTACCTTTACCTGGGTTACCCGAGTGCCGGATACAATACGACGAACACGGGATCGGTGATCGCGGATGGCTCCGGCACTTACGTCTACCTGCGCGGCAACTTCGACAACAACGGGACGCTGACGGCGCAGAACAGCGGCAACCTGCTGTTCGACGGCAGCAACACGTCGGCCAACCTGGGCAACGTCACCCTCACGGGCGGCGGCCGAGCCTTGCTCAATGGCACGATCGACAACACCTCGGCCACGCTGACGGCACCGACAGGCGGCGCCTACGAGCTCTACGGCGGCACGATCACCGGTGGCACCATCGCCAGCGGGGCGCTTGGCTTCACCAGCTCGGGCGGTTACCTCAGCGGGGCAAGTGTCACCGGGGATCTCAATCTGTCCACCGTGAGCAGCTACGTGCGTTTCACCAACGCTGCGAACTTCACGGGCGCCAATGCCACGTTTGCCAACAGCGCGGGCCTCTACTGGCAGCAGGTGGGCACGCTGACGGGCAAAAGCATCACGCTGGGCAACGGCGCCTACCTCTACGTGAGCGGGGCCAACAATGCGCTGACCTTGGACAGTGCGACGACGGTGACGGGGGATGTGAGCATCTATTCGGATGGCAGCGCGAACACGGCGATCACCAATCAGGGCACCCTGACGCACAATGTCGGGTCCGGCCAGATCTACGCCAGCAACTTCACCAACGCGGGCACGATCACCGCGTCAGCGGGCACCTATCTTTATCTGGGTTATCCGAGTGCCGGCTACAACTCGACGAACACGGGCGCGGTGACCGCGGACGGTTCGGGTACCTTTGTTTATCTGCGGGGCAACTTTGACAACAACGGCACGCTGACCGCTCAGAACAGCGGCAACCTGCTGTGGGATGGTGACAACACGACGGCCAACCTTGGCAACGTGACGATCAGCGGCGGCGGCCGGGCGTTGCTCAACGGCACCATAAACAACACCTCGGCTACGCTGACGGCCCCGACGGGCGGCGCCTACGAACTTTACGGCGGCACGATTACGGGTGGCACCATCGCCAGCGGGGCGCTTGGCTTCACCAGCTCGGGCGGTTACCTCAGCGGGGCAAGTGTCACGGGGGATCTCAATCTGTCCACCGTGAGCAGCTACGTGCGTTTCACCAACGCTGCGAACTTCACGGGCGCCAATGCCACGTTTGCCAACAGCGCGGGCCTCTACTGGCAGCAGGTGGGCACGCTGACGGGCAAAAGCATCACGCTGGGCAACGGCGCCTACCTCTACGTGAGCGGGGCCAACAATGCGCTGACCTTGGACAGTGCGACGACGGTGACGGGGGATGTGAGCATCTATTCGGATGGCAGCGCGAACACGGCGATCACCAACCAGGGCACCCTGACGCACAATGTCGGGTCCGGCCAGATCTACGCCAGCAACTTCACCAACGCGGGCACGATCACCGCGTCAGCGGGCACCTATCTATATCTGGGTTATCCGAGTGCCGGCTACAACTCAACGAACACGGGCGCGGTGACCGCGGACGGTTCGGGCACCTTTGTTTATCTGCGGGGCAACTTTGACAACAACGGCACGCTGACCGCGCAGAACAGCGGCAACCTGCTGTGGGATGGTGACAACACGACGGCCAACCTTGGCAACGTGACGATCAGCGGCGGCGGCCGGGCCCTGCTTAACGGCACGATCGACAACACCGCTGCCACGCTGAACACGCCAACGGGCGGCGCATATGAGCTCTATGGTGGCACGATCAACGGAGGCACCATTGCCAGCGGCGCATTGAGCTTCACCTCGTCTGGCGGCTACCTGAGTGGTGCGACACTGACCGGCGATCTCACCCTGGCTGCCGCCAGCAGCTACGTGCGGCTGCAGAACAATGCCACCTTCACCGGTACCCTGCTCAGCATGGCGGCCAATACGGGCATTTACTGGCAGCAAAGCGGGACTTTAAGCGGCAAGACGATCACCCAGGGCACCGGGAGCTATTTCTATGTGCAGGGAACCAACAATTCCCTGACCCTGGATTCCGCCACAACCGTGTCGGGTTCCATTTCCCTCTACAGTGACAGCAGCGCCGGCACGGCGATCATCAACCAAGGCACCTTGACCCACAGCATCAATACGACCGGATATCTTTACGCCCAGACCCTGACCAACCAAGGCTCCATTGCGATCAACACCGGCACGCTCTACCTGGGTTATTATGGTGACGATGCCACGATCAATTCAGCCGGCGGCACCATCACCCAGAATGGCGGCAACCTCTATATCTATTCGCCGATGACCAATGCCGGCCAGCTGAAGCTGATGGCCGGCACGCTTTACACGAATGATCTGCTGACCAACACCGCCACGGGCTTCTTTGGTGGCGCCGGCACGGTCAGCGGGGCGGTGACCATGGCGGGTGGCACGATCGCGCCGGGCAATTCGATCGGCACGATGACTTTCACCGCCGGCAGCGATCTCCTCGTCACGGGCGCTTCGGTCTTTGAGGTGGAGTTGGACGCCACCACTGCGGACAAACTGGTCTTCCAGAACCCGGGCACGATCAGCCTCGGCTCCGGACTTCTGCAACTTAGCCTGAATCTTCTCAGTGCGCCGACTCCGGACGGCATCTACACCCTCATCGACATCACCTCCGGCGGAAGCGGCATCTCGGGGTATCTGGCCGGCCTGCCCAATTCCGGCGACGCCTTCACCGCCTATTTCGCCGGCAATCCCTACGACTTTCACGTCACTTACCTGACCAACCAGCTCCGCATCCAGGCGGTGCCCGAGCCGGGCACCTATGCCCTGATGGGGGCAGGCCTTGCGGCGGTGGCGCTGTTGCGCCGTCGCCGCCAGGTGAGCTGA
- a CDS encoding DEAD/DEAH box helicase → MPFSKLGLPPALVNGVKAMGYTDPTPIQLRAIPVVLGGGDLIGSAQTGTGKTAAFALPTLARLGKHEPRGPRVLILEPTRELAAQVETAFRDFGRFTDLRATVVHGGVGYGRQRSELQAGTDIVIATPGRLMDFINERTLRLDGVKILILDEVDRMLDMGFVKDVKKIIGMCPKERQTLFFSATVPPEIEEVARFALRNPARVEIGVSRTVNQSVTHAFYPVPQGLKFDLLVALLEKTDFHSCIVFSRTKHGADKIARKLKAANHSVAVLHANRSQNQRVEALAGFKSGKYEVMVATDIAARGIDVAGVSHVINYDIPANPEDYVHRIGRTGRAAAVGDAFTITTPDQAGEIRDIERFIGQKVPQLKLEGFNYHAQPKPAMGFQGAAPAHGQRPQHGHGGGRGGQGGHGGGRGQPQREQRHFQPSSQTQAPQQAQPQGHGGGHGQQPAHPSRKFGNLSRGRWQRR, encoded by the coding sequence ATGCCATTTTCCAAGCTCGGGCTGCCGCCCGCCCTCGTCAACGGAGTCAAGGCCATGGGTTACACCGACCCGACGCCCATCCAGCTCCGCGCCATCCCCGTCGTGCTCGGCGGCGGCGACCTCATCGGCTCGGCCCAGACCGGCACCGGCAAGACCGCGGCCTTCGCCCTCCCCACCCTCGCCCGCCTCGGCAAACACGAGCCCCGCGGGCCGCGCGTGCTGATCCTCGAGCCCACGCGTGAACTGGCCGCGCAGGTCGAGACCGCCTTCCGCGACTTCGGCCGCTTCACCGACCTCCGCGCCACCGTCGTGCACGGCGGCGTCGGCTACGGCCGCCAGCGGAGCGAGCTCCAGGCCGGCACCGATATCGTCATCGCGACGCCCGGCCGCCTGATGGATTTCATCAACGAGCGCACGCTCCGCCTCGACGGCGTCAAGATCCTCATCCTCGACGAGGTGGACCGCATGCTCGACATGGGCTTCGTGAAGGACGTGAAGAAGATCATCGGCATGTGCCCGAAGGAGCGCCAGACTCTGTTCTTCTCCGCGACCGTCCCGCCCGAGATCGAGGAGGTCGCCCGCTTCGCGCTGCGCAACCCCGCCCGCGTCGAGATCGGCGTTTCCCGCACGGTCAACCAGTCGGTCACCCACGCTTTCTATCCCGTGCCGCAGGGGCTCAAGTTCGACCTGCTCGTCGCGCTGCTCGAGAAGACCGACTTCCACAGCTGCATCGTGTTTTCCCGCACCAAGCACGGTGCCGACAAGATCGCCCGCAAGCTGAAGGCCGCGAACCATTCCGTCGCGGTGCTCCATGCCAACCGCTCCCAGAACCAGCGCGTCGAGGCGCTCGCCGGCTTCAAGTCCGGCAAATACGAGGTGATGGTCGCGACCGACATCGCCGCCCGCGGCATCGACGTGGCCGGCGTATCACACGTCATCAACTACGACATCCCGGCCAACCCCGAGGACTACGTCCACCGCATCGGCCGCACCGGCCGGGCCGCCGCCGTGGGCGACGCCTTCACCATCACCACACCCGACCAGGCCGGTGAGATCCGCGATATCGAGCGCTTCATCGGCCAGAAGGTCCCGCAGCTGAAGCTTGAGGGCTTCAACTACCACGCCCAGCCCAAGCCCGCCATGGGCTTCCAAGGCGCGGCCCCTGCCCACGGCCAGCGGCCGCAGCACGGTCACGGTGGCGGGCGCGGTGGTCAAGGCGGACACGGAGGCGGTCGGGGCCAGCCGCAACGCGAGCAGCGCCACTTCCAGCCTTCCAGCCAGACCCAGGCGCCGCAGCAGGCCCAACCGCAAGGACACGGTGGCGGCCACGGCCAGCAGCCCGCGCATCCATCGCGCAAATTCGGCAACCTTTCCCGCGGACGCTGGCAGCGGCGCTGA
- a CDS encoding amidophosphoribosyltransferase: protein MSEFISHECGVALVRLKKPLAYYQEKYGTPLWGFNQLFLLMEKQHNRGQDGAGVACVKFDVPAGEPYMFRERNVETNPLDKIFQSLLARYNQLVAEGAVLPEFPETARKKFDFCGELYLGHLRYGTSGGYNLSSCHPFFRRSSWPTRNVMLAGNFNLTNTHELNDSLIAIGQHPIFATDTQAILERIGFCLDDEHERLFRELRTQGLPGDEISRRINAELDPARVLREASANWDGGYALVGALGNGDGFVFRDPSGIRPCHWFENDEVVAFASERAPLCTVFDLEAADVREVEPGCAVIMKKAGSVTVERIKAALPKTQCTFERIYFSRGNDADIYRERKALGAGLADKIWKSIGGDLENSVFSFIPNTAEVAYFGLMSELRFRRRAEVKQTLLDAAKAGRITEALIDDLILYNWPRGEKIVSKDVKLRTFISQEKSRNNLASLVYDVTYGIVQPKDHLVCVDDSIVRGTTLRRSILRILKRLNPKKIIIASTAPQIRYPDCYGIDMSEIGKFIAFEAAVSLLKERGQGALIEEVYRLCREELKNPGKSPVNQVKKIYEPFADEELSRRITELVSPKPNGWKGEIEIIFQSVEALHRALPNHSGDWYFTGNYPTPGGYRVVNQAFVNYFEKAEGRSY, encoded by the coding sequence ATGAGCGAGTTCATCTCCCACGAATGCGGCGTGGCGCTGGTGCGGCTGAAAAAGCCGCTGGCCTACTACCAGGAGAAATACGGCACCCCGCTCTGGGGCTTCAACCAGCTCTTCCTGCTCATGGAGAAGCAGCACAACCGCGGCCAGGACGGCGCCGGCGTGGCCTGCGTGAAGTTCGACGTCCCGGCCGGCGAGCCCTACATGTTCCGCGAGCGCAACGTCGAGACCAACCCCCTCGACAAGATTTTCCAGTCGCTGCTCGCCCGCTACAACCAGCTCGTCGCCGAGGGCGCCGTGCTGCCGGAGTTTCCCGAAACCGCGCGCAAGAAGTTCGATTTCTGCGGCGAGCTCTACCTCGGCCACCTGCGTTACGGCACTTCGGGCGGCTACAACCTGAGTTCCTGTCATCCGTTTTTCCGCCGCAGCTCCTGGCCGACCCGCAACGTGATGCTCGCGGGCAACTTCAACCTGACCAACACGCACGAGCTGAACGACAGCCTCATCGCGATCGGCCAGCACCCGATCTTCGCCACCGACACGCAGGCCATCCTCGAGCGCATCGGGTTCTGCCTCGACGACGAGCACGAGCGCCTGTTCCGCGAGCTCCGCACGCAGGGATTGCCCGGCGACGAGATTTCCCGCCGCATCAACGCCGAGCTCGACCCGGCCCGCGTGCTGCGCGAGGCCTCGGCGAACTGGGACGGTGGTTACGCGCTGGTTGGCGCGCTGGGCAACGGCGACGGTTTCGTTTTCCGCGACCCGTCCGGCATCCGGCCCTGCCACTGGTTTGAGAACGACGAGGTCGTGGCCTTCGCCTCCGAGCGTGCGCCGCTTTGCACGGTGTTCGATCTCGAGGCGGCGGACGTGCGCGAGGTCGAGCCCGGCTGCGCCGTGATCATGAAGAAGGCCGGCAGCGTTACCGTGGAGCGCATCAAGGCGGCCCTGCCCAAGACGCAGTGCACCTTCGAGCGCATCTATTTTTCGCGCGGCAACGACGCCGACATCTACCGCGAGCGCAAGGCCCTCGGCGCCGGCCTCGCCGACAAGATCTGGAAGTCCATCGGCGGCGACCTGGAGAATTCCGTCTTCAGCTTCATCCCCAACACCGCCGAGGTGGCCTACTTTGGCCTGATGAGCGAGCTGCGCTTCCGCCGCCGGGCCGAGGTGAAGCAGACCCTGCTCGACGCGGCGAAGGCCGGCCGGATCACCGAGGCGCTGATCGACGACCTGATTCTCTACAATTGGCCGCGCGGCGAGAAGATCGTCAGCAAGGACGTGAAGCTGCGCACCTTCATCAGCCAGGAGAAGTCGCGCAACAATCTGGCTTCGCTCGTTTACGACGTCACCTACGGCATCGTCCAGCCGAAGGACCACCTTGTGTGCGTGGACGACTCGATCGTGCGCGGCACAACGCTGCGCCGGTCCATCCTGCGCATCCTGAAGCGGCTCAATCCGAAGAAGATCATCATCGCCTCCACCGCGCCGCAGATCCGCTACCCCGACTGCTACGGCATCGACATGTCCGAGATCGGCAAGTTCATCGCCTTCGAGGCCGCCGTGTCACTGCTCAAGGAGCGCGGGCAGGGTGCGCTCATCGAGGAGGTTTACCGCCTCTGTCGCGAGGAGCTGAAGAATCCCGGCAAGTCGCCGGTGAACCAGGTGAAGAAAATCTACGAGCCCTTTGCCGACGAGGAGCTTTCCCGCCGGATCACCGAGCTGGTGTCGCCCAAGCCGAACGGCTGGAAGGGCGAGATCGAGATCATCTTCCAGTCCGTCGAGGCGCTGCACCGCGCGCTGCCGAACCACAGCGGCGACTGGTATTTCACCGGCAACTACCCGACCCCCGGCGGCTACCGCGTCGTGAACCAGGCTTTCGTGAACTACTTTGAAAAGGCCGAGGGCCGCTCCTACTGA